The nucleotide window ATTAGGGTTATACTCACAGATAGGTTTAGGGTTTTACGTAcagttagggttaggcttaggtttCAGGGTTCAGGAGTATGGTAAGtattagggttatgtttaggttTCAGGGTTACTCTTGAGGTTAGGGTTAGAGGtaaagttagggttagggttatggtttaggcttagggttagtTTTAGCAATAAGcctagggttaggtttagggttacaGGTTGGtatagggttaggtttagggtaagGTTTAGTGTTAGAGTTTAGGGTTGTGGTTCTGGTTAAGGTTACCTATAGggttagatttagggttagggGTTGGGGTATTGTTAGAGTTCAGGGTTTGGGTTCAGGGTACAGGATTATggttatgtttatatttatggtTAGAGTTAATGTTAGGGTTATTGTTAtaattagggttagggttcagggTTCAGGGTTAGAGTTAGTGTTAGATTTAGAGATAGAGTAAGGGCTAGTGTTAGGGATAGGGTTCAGCTAAGAGTTAATGTTAGGGTTTATGGTTAGGGTTCAGAATTATGGTTAGGTGTAGGAGTCtgggttcagggttaggtttagggttagtgttatcCTTAGGGTTCATGGTATGGTTAGTgttggtttagggttagggtgttgggacccagcccctgTAGCGtgtctaagagttgttttccagcataaccacaggtacctcctgtttatATGACCTCACCacactagcatcaatatcctgtggtgaaccctttcacctggggtttttgtaagtttatatataaggctgctccacaataaaggtaaGAGACAGTCTCTCAGAAAATCAACCTGTGTCTtattgttcatccaaatctccaggctttcacccaatacttggacttagttGTGGTGCAGAAAGCCACAAGTGGAGGTTTCACTGATGTTGGGAAAGTAAGGGGACCCTGacagatcaccctcagaaggctggccagcaaggaaggagttgtgagggtggattgcaaagggtactagaaaataggtacctcaatgcctaagagagttggattgtaaaggcactggaaaaggggtacCTCAAGTGCTGAGAGAGTTGGATTTGAAAGGTACTGTAAGGGTGCCtaaactcctaagagagttggattaaaatagagaaaatacacagagaaagtttaaagagacaaggttcTGGTAAGatctcattttaactttggattaagtaataatgcttagaaaattattaaagaaatatgggAAATCCTCCTCTGAGGAATCCCTCTCCCATGACCTGTGCATTAGCaaccagctgacccagcagcccatgcACTTGTCTAGTAGAGCCTGCTGCAGGCTCCAGTCAGCCGGCAACAATGTGGTGTGCACTGGCTGGCTGGGGAAATTGCCTTTGGAGAAAAAGTTGGGGTGgtatgcttggaagaaacgctGGTTTATCCTGTGGAGCGGTAAGATGAATGGTGAGCCAGATGTTttagaatactataagaatgaatactccaagaaacccctgcgAATtatcaacctaaacttctgtatgCAGTTGGATGTaggcctgaccttcaacaaaaaaGAGCTCCAAAAGTGTTTTAGGTTTGATATCATTACCAATGAGCGCACCTTCTACCtagtggctgagacagaggctgacatgaataggtgggtccagagcatctgccagatctgtggcttcagtcagaATAAAGGGAACACTAAtaccctgagaaacctttcttcagttaATCATAGTCTCCGCTCTActccagctgagttcagcagctccagtcagcacctgctcCAAACAAGGAGGTCCTCACCCCTTTTACACTCTAGCCAGCCTGCTGTGtcaagccacatccagcctgccttgtctgccagtgcacctcaggagtatcaaAACTTGCACCAACGCATaagccaaaggacagaaaattTGAGAAGTGCCACCTTGTCTCAGAGCACCAGACAGGAGAGTGACACAGCCACACAAAaccttgcccagggcaatagacactgtatcaGCAGAGTCAGTGGTCAAGTCCATGACTTCTATAGCCTTCCCAAGCCAAGCAGACAATTCAAAGACCATGCTTTTGACCTCACCCATAGCCAGACTAAGGGCAGCCCCACTGTGTCTGAGGCAGATAATGAGGATGTGTACACGTTCAAGGCACCCAGCAATACCCTTTGTccggaatttggagacctcctagtAGAGTCAGCCATACCTCCCCCACCACATCACCCCAAGATACCTTGGTGtggcagccctcaacaaagacctccagcCAATGACTACAAGTACCCAACGTGAGGCGTAGAAactgcctgctggtctgctaaatccCCAAAAAGGACTATCATGGGTAAATCACACAGTGgcagctctgatgacaactgtgTGCCCATAAACCCAGGTTCTTCTACTCTGCTGTCTTTGGAACAAACAGGGGACAATTCCCACAGTGCCTACATCCCCATGAACACAGTGCCCCATCACTTTGACCCACTGGGCCACCCATCCACAGCCCTTCCTATTCATAGAGTCTCCAGCAGAGAAAGGGAAATCCATCCAGCCCCAGTCAATTGCCACCTCAAGCCTGGCCAAAAAGCAAAGCCACCaccccttgacctgagaaacaacgctgtcatcaatgagctccctttcaagtcacctaTCACCAAGTCTTGGTCTTCCCAGTATTGCCATTCCATCTCCACACAAAACATGACCAACACAGACTCCAAAGACAGAGAGGAGAACTATGTCCCAATGCaaaacccaatgtcttcatcccctgtacccagaggcactaacaacccagctttaaaaaagagtactggcaatgtgaattacatagccctagACTTCCAGCCAGTCTCCCTGAGCCCTCATGataagccatccacatcatctgtcaaaTCAGATGAAAAAGTgaaatatgtccaaatagataaaataaagacTCAGGCCCTGCAAAAGACCATAGAGGAATGGAAAAAGATacggcagtcctcaagacccaccaaagatgccaagctatggtaaggatggccgtCACCcaacacctcctctcctttgtgagttttgttcaaaaatatatgtatgttctgtatgtatggtgtgtccacacacatgtgtaagaagtgtgattgtaaatgtgtgactgttgacacaagaatgctattgtgttgtctttgagttgtttaattgctggggaaggagcaaaaGTTGTTAAAGTACAGTTACTTGGGAGGGgaatttctacttttgtttccatggaggaTAAAGAGTTGTGAATGCCTCCTGACTGGtgtg belongs to Cricetulus griseus strain 17A/GY unplaced genomic scaffold, alternate assembly CriGri-PICRH-1.0 unplaced_scaffold_1, whole genome shotgun sequence and includes:
- the LOC113838782 gene encoding LOW QUALITY PROTEIN: GRB2-associated-binding protein 2-like (The sequence of the model RefSeq protein was modified relative to this genomic sequence to represent the inferred CDS: substituted 1 base at 1 genomic stop codon), encoding MNGEPDVLEYYKNEYSKKPLRIINLNFCMQLDVGLTFNKKELQKCFRFDIITNERTFYLVAETEADMNRWVQSICQICGFSQNKGNTNTLRNLSSVNHSLRSTPAEFSSSSQHLLQTRRSSPLLHSSQPAVSSHIQPALSASAPQEYQNLHQRISQRTENLRSATLSQSTRQESDTATQNLAQGNRHCISRVSGQVHDFYSLPKPSRQFKDHAFDLTHSQTKGSPTVSEADNEDVYTFKAPSNTLCPEFGDLLVESAIPPPPHHPKIPWCGSPQQRPPANDYKYPTXGVETACWSAKSPKRTIMGKSHSGSSDDNCVPINPGSSTLLSLEQTGDNSHSAYIPMNTVPHHFDPLGHPSTALPIHRVSSREREIHPAPVNCHLKPGQKAKPPPLDLRNNAVINELPFKSPITKSWSSQYCHSISTQNMTNTDSKDREENYVPMQNPMSSSPVPRGTNNPALKKSTGNVNYIALDFQPVSLSPHDKPSTSSVKSDEKVKYVQIDKIKTQALQKTIEEWKKIRQSSRPTKDAKLW